The stretch of DNA TGCATGACGAAGGAACGGCCCGGCTCCGGATGGAGACGGGCCGTCCTAGCTTGAGGCGGTGAGGCGGGGGCCGGGGGCTAGTTCTGGCGCTGTTGCAGGGAGTCCCGGATTTCGGTGAGCAGGGCGATCTGCGGGTCTTCCGCAGCTTCTTCCTTGACGTCCGGGCTGATTCCGAGGCGGCGGTTGCGGAGTTCGATAATGTGGTTCATAGGCATAACGACCACGAAATAGATGGCGGCCGCGATCAGTAGGAAGTTGACGATCGCCGTCAGCAACACGCCAAACTTGATGTCATTTCCGTTCAGGGTTACGACGGCAAAGCTGTCGAAGTTGGGCGAACCAACCAGGCCAGCAATAAACGGCATCAGGACGCTCTGGACTAGTGCCGTTACCACGGCGCCAAAAGCGGCACCGATGACGACTGCGACGGCAAGGTCCACGACGTTGCCCTTGAGAATGAAGTTCTTGAATCCGGTCAGCATAAGGCCCAATCTATCCCAGCTGCGCACACAACCACGTGACGTTGGGGTAAATTCCCGCGCTCGATCGGGAACCATCCGCGGTGCCCGCCGTCAGAGATAATCCGGTGCGGCCTCCAGCCCGAAGTACTCCTCGAGCGTCGCGATCCCGCGGTTAAGCATGTCCGTCGCGGCCTCGACCCCGATGTAGCGAAGGTGCCACGGCTCATAGTAATAGCCGGTGATTTCGTGGAAATCCCAGGGGTAGCGGACGACGAAGCCGTAGCGGTGGCCGTTGCTCCGGGCCCAGGCCGCGGCCGGCTGCTCGGCGAAGCAGGGCTGGAAGCTGCAGGCGCCGCCGCCGTCGCCAATATCGAAAGACCACCCGGTCTGATGCTCGGAATAGCCCGGACGAGCGGACGCGGTATCGGCCTCGGCCTGCCCCCTCGAGTCCACGTAGCCGCCGTAGGTCACCGTCTGCGTCGCGAACGAGCGGTACCCGCTGGCCAGGGTCAGGACGACGCCGTCCGCCGCCGCGGCCGCGAACAGTTGCTCCGCCGCCGCCGCCGTTGTGCTGTTCAGCAGCGCCGCTTCGCCCGCGACGGCGAGGCGCACCGCCGGCCCGACCAGATCGGCCGGAACATAAGCGGCCGGGGAGAGCGGCCGGTGCTTGTTGACGACCACCCAGGGGCTCGCCGGATCGGTCAGCGAGTGCTGTCCGCCGCCCGGGAGGGGCACCTCGGAGGCCGTGGCGGAAGCGGAGGGTGCAGCCGCCGTCGGTGTTGGGGTGCCGGCGACGGCGGCGGACGACGTCGGCCGGGGCGGCTCGGGGGTGCACGCGGCCAGCGCCGCGAGGCCGGACCCCGCCAGGAGCAGGCGGCCGAAGGTCCGCCGGCCCGGTGTTGCCGGGCCGCTTGCCTGCCCCGCCGCCGTCTCTGCGGCTCCGTCGTGGCACACCCGTGCTAGACCTTTCTCAGCAGCATCCGCCGGATGGAGTGGTCTGAATCCTTGGTCAGGACCAGCTGTGCGCGGCCCCGCGTGGGGAGGACATTCTCCTCCAGGTTGGGCTCGTTGATCCGTTTCCAGATATCGCGGGCGGTCTGCTCGGCTTCCGTGTCGGAGAGCGTGGCATAGCGGTGGAAGTAGGACTCGGGCTGGGCAAAGGCCGTGCTCCGCAGCTTGCGGAAGCGGTCCACGTACCACTCCTCGATGTAGGCCGTCTTGGCGTCGACGTAAATGGAGAAGTCAAAGAAATCACTCAGGGCCAGGCCTTGGCGGCCGTCCTGCCTGGGCCGGGCCGGGGCCAGGACGTTGAGCCCCTCGACGATCAGCACGTCGGGGCGGCGCACCACCACTTCCCTGCCGGGGACAATGTCGTACGTCACGTGGGAGTACCACGGGGCCCGGACTTCCTCGGCGCCGCTCTTGATTTCGCTCACAAAGCGCAGCAGGGCCCGGCGGTCGTACGACTCCGGAAAACCCTTGCGTTCCAGCAGTTGGCGGCGCTTGAGTTCGGCCAGCGGATAGAGGAACCCGTCGGTGGTGATGAGCTCGACGTTGGGGGTGCCGGGCCAGCGCCGGAGCATTTCCCGGAGCACGCGGGCGATGGTCGACTTGCCCACCGCCACGGAGCCGGCCACGCCGATCACGAAGGGAGTGCGCTGGGTCTGCTCGCCGAGGAAGGTGGTGGTGGCCGCATGCAATTGCCCCGCGGCCTCCACATAGAGATGGAGCAGCCGGGAGAGGGGAAGGTAGACCTCGCTGACTTCCTTCATGTCGAGGGGATCGCCGAGGCCCCGCAGGCGCAGCACGTCCTCCTGATTGAGGGGCTGCTCCATTTGGGCAGCGAGCCGCGACCAGGTCTGCCGGTCCAGCTCCACGAACGGGGAGACGCCGTCGCCGTTCGCTTCATTGCGTTGCAAAGTCACCATAGAGATTCTGCCCTTGACGGGGCCGAGAGCGAAATGGACGGGCCGGCCGCGTGCCGTAAAGACGGGGTATTCAGCACCATCCGCTCCGTTCCGGGTCCATCCTGCCGCGCCCGTCCTACGTCCGCGGTCCGGCAAACCCGCTAGGCTTGTCCCCATGTGCGGAATCGTTGGATATGTGGGCCACTCGGCTGGCCGGGTAAATACTGGACACAACGCCCTGGACGTTGTCCTGGAGGGATTGCGGCGCCTGGAGTACCGGGGCTACGACTCCGCGGGCATCGCGGTCGTAGCCGACGGGGCCATTTCGTCCCGCAAGAAGTCGGGAAAGCTGAGTAACCTGGTGGCCGAGCTCGAAGCCCGTCCGCTGCCGGAAGCAGCAACCGGAATCGGCCACACCCGCTGGGCAACGCACGGTGGACCGACGGACCAGAACGCGCACCCGCACCTGTCCGACAACGGCAGGCTGGCCCTGATACACAACGGCATCATCGAGAACTATGCGGAATTGAAGCTGGAGCTTCTCGACAAAGGCGTTAAATTCATCTCGGAAACCGACACCGAAGTCGCCGCGGCACTCCTTGGCGACATCTACCGGAACGAGCTGGACGGCGACAACTCCAACGGCGGCCTGACCCGGGCAATGCAGCTCGCCTGCCAGCGGCTGGAAGGCGCCTTCACCCTGCTGGCCGTGCACGCCGACCAGCCCGACGTCGTCGTCGCCGCCCGCCGCAACTCGCCCCTCGTGGTGGGCCTGGGCGACGGTGAGAACTTCCTCGGCTCCGACGTTTCCGGCTTCATTGACTACACCCGCCGGGCCGTGGAACTTGGCCAGGACCAGATCGTCACCATCACCGCCGAGACCGTGGACATCACCGACTTCTTCGGTGCTCCGGCCGAAGGCAAGGAATACTACGTTGACTGGGATCCGGCATCCGCGGAGAAGGGTGGCTACCCGTCCTTCATGGAAAAGGAAATCCATGACCAGCCCGATGCTGTCGCACAGACCCTGCTGGGCCGTTCGGACCTCGACGGCAAGCTGACCCTGGACGAGATGCGGATCGATCCGGAACTGCTCAAACACATCAACAAGATCATTGTGCTCGCCTGCGGCACGTCGGCCTACGCCGGCCAGGTGGCGAAGTACGCGATCGAACGCTGGTGCCGGATTGCCACCGAGGTCGAGCTCTCGCACGAATTCCGCTACCGGGACCCGATTGTCGATGAGAACACCCTGGTGGTTTCCATCTCGCAGTCCGGCGAGACGATGGACACGCTGATGGCTGTCCGCTACGCCAAGGAGCAGGGCGCCAAGACGATCTCCATCTGCAACACGAACGGCTCCACCATCCCGCGTGAATCCGACGCCGTGCTCTACACACACGCTGGCCCGGAAATCGCGGTGGCCTCGACCAAGGCATTCCTCGCCCAGATCACCGCCGCGTACCTCCTGGGCCTGTACCTGGCGCAGCTGCGCGGCAACATGTTCCAGGGCGAAATCAAGGACGTCCTCGCGGACCTCGGCAAGATTCCGGCCAAGATCCAGCACATCCTGGACAACGAGGGCCGGATCAAGGAACTCGCCCGGGAGATGGCCAACGCCAAGTCCGTGCTGTTCCTGGGCCGTCACGTCGGCTTCCCGGTGGCCATGGAAGGTGCCCTGAAGCTCAAGGAGCTCGCCTACATCCACGCCGAGGGCTTTGCCGCCGGGGAACTCAAGCACGGTCCGATCGCGCTGATCGAGGACGGCCAGCCCGTCTTTGTGATTGTTCCGTCGCCGCGCGGCCGGGATTCGCTGCACGCGAAGGTCGTCTCCAACATCCAGGAAGTCCGGGCCCGCGGCGCCAAGACCATCGTGATCGCTGAAGAGGGCGACGAAGCGGTCAAGGCCTACGCCGAGCACGTCTTCTACATTCCCACGACGCCGACGCTCCTCGCGCCCCTGCTGGCCGTGGTGCCCCTGCAGATCTTCGCCGCCGAACTCGCCACCGCCAAGGGATTTGACGTGGACCAGCCACGCAACCTGGCCAAGAGCGTGACCGTAGAATAACGCCATGATTGTTGGCATTGGCGTAGACGTCGTAGACATCGAGCGGTTCGGCCGGCAGCTGGAGCGCACCCCCGGGCTGCGCGACCGGCTGTTCGTCCCGGCCGAGCGTGACCTGAACACGCGGTCCCTGGCCGCCCGGTTCGCAGCCAAGGAGGCCGTGGCCAAGGTGCTGGGCGCTCCGGCCGGCATGAACTGGCAGGACTGCTGGATCGGGCTGGACCAGAACGGTCCCACCGTCCAGGTCAAAGGCACCGTGCTGGCTGTGGCGGAGGCGAAGGGCGTCAAACGCTGGCACCTGTCGATGAGCCACGACGGCGGGATCGCCACCGCGACGGTTGTCGCCGAAGGCTGAGCGGCAACAGGAACTTTCCCGCAGCGACTGCACCGCGAATGGACTGAAATCATGATCAGCGCCTACACCGGAACCCAGATACGAGAGACTGAAAAGCCTTTACTGGACAAATGTATGGGCGCTGTCCTCATGCAGCGGGCGGCGTACGGCCTGGCAAACACCGTGGTCCGTGAGCTGCGGGGCCGGGGCGAGCGACCCTACGGCGCCAGCGTCACCGTGCTGGCCGGCAAGGGCAACAACGGCGGCGACGGGCTTTTCGCCGCGGCGATGCTGGCCGGCCGGGGAATGCGGACGACGGCGGTGCTCACCGCCGGGGATGCACACGAGGCCGGTCTGGCCGCGTTCAGGAAGTCCGGAGGCAGGGCGGTGGCCCTCACCGCGGACAACGTCGCGGAGCTGGCGGCGGCTGCCGCCGGGACCGACGTCGTGATTGATGCCGTCCTCGGTACCGGGGCCCAAGGCGGGCTCCGGGGCCCCGCCGCTGCCCTGATCACCGCGCTGGATCGGACACGCCCCGGGCTGGTGATTGCCTGCGACATACCGAGCGGGGTCGACGCGGACAGCGGAGAGGCCCCCGGGCCGGTGCTCACCGCCGGGGTGACCGTGACCTTCGGAGCCGCCAAGGCCGGCCTGCTGGCCGACCCCGGAGCGGACTATGCCGGCCGGGTGCGGGTCATCCCGATCGGAATCGAAGCTGGACTCCCGTGGCCGGCCCTGCGGCGGCTTGAAGCCGGCGATCTTTCCGCGCTGCTGCCACGCCCGGCGCGGCGGGCGCACAAGTACTCGAGGGGAGTGCTCGGGGTGGTGGCGGGCTCCGGCGCCTATCCCGGCGCCGCGGTGCTGGCCTGCAGGGGCGCCCTCGCAGCCGGCGCCGGAATGGTGCGCTACCTTGGTCCGCCGGACGTCGCCGACCTGGTCCGCCGGTCCTGTCCCGAGGTCGTGTGCAGCACCGGCACCGTTGCTGATACGCGCGTCCAGGCCTGGCTCGTGGGCCCCGGGCTGGATGACTCCGATGAGCAGCAGTTGCAGCGCGCCCGCGACGCCGCAGATTCGGGCCTGCCGACGGTCGCCGACGCCGGCGCCTTGCCCGCCCTGCCGGAGGTGCTGGCCCCGCAAGTGATCCTGACACCCCACGCCGGCGAACTGGCAGCATTGCTGCAGCGCCTCGGGGTCGCATTGGACCGTTCCGCGGTGGAAGCCTCCACGCTCGGCGCGGTGCGGCAGGCCGCGGGCCTGACCGAAGCCACGGTGCTGCTCAAGGGAGCGACCACCCTCGTGGCCTCCCCCTTCCAGGACTTCTACAGCCAGGCCGAGGGCACGCCCTGGATCGCCACGGCAGGCAGCGGCGATGTCCTGGCCGGAATGATCGGGGCGCTGCTTGCCCAGTTGGGTGCCGACGTCAGGCTCTTTGGCGACCGTGGCATCGATCCCGACGAAAGATGGGCGGCGATCGCCGCGATGGCAGCCAGCCTCCACGGCCGTGCCGGAGTGCGGGCCTCAGCCGGGGGACCGGTGACGGCCACGGCCATCGCCCGGGCCGTTCCGGAGGTGCTTCGGGAACTGTAGCCGGAAGTGCACAACGCCGCCCAACACGGATAGTAACCTTACTTACCAGTAGGCTGTTAAGGATTGTCTGCAACGCACGAGGAGAACACATGGAAGTCTGGCCCGGAACGGCATACCCGCTGGGAGCCACCTTTGACGGCACTGGTACCAACTTTGCCCTGTTCAGCGAACTCGCCGAGCGTGTGGAGCTCTGTCTCCTGGCCGACGACCTGAGCGAAACCCGGATTGAGCTCACCGAGGTGGACGGCTACGTCTGGCACTGCTACCTGCCGCAGATCCAGCCGGGCCAGAAGTACGGCTACCGGGTCTACGGACCGTACGAGCCGGAAACAGGAAACCGCTTCAACCCCAACAAGCTCCTGCTTGACCCCTACGCCAAGGCAATCCAGGGCGAGATCGACTGGGAACCGGCGCTCTTCTCCTACAACTTCGGCGACCCCACGTCGCGGAACGATGAGGACTCGGCCCCGCACACGATGCACGGTGTGGTCATCAACCCGTTCTTCGACTGGGACGGCGACCGTCTGCTGCGCATCCCGTACCACCAGTCGGTGATCTACGAGGCCCACGTCAAGGGCCTGACCGAGCTGCACCCGGAGATCCCGGAAGAACAGCGCGGCACCTACGCCGGCGTCTCCCACCCCGCCGTGATCGACCACCTCAAGAAACTCGGCGTCACAGCGATCGAACTCATGCCCGTCCACCAGTTCATCAACGACGGCACCCTGGTGGAGAAGGGCCTGAACAACTATTGGGGCTACAACACCATCGGCTTCTTCGCGCCGCAGAACACCTACAGCTCCTCCGGAGACGTCGGGCACCAGGTCCAGGAGTTCAAGGCCATGGTCCGTGAGCTGCACAAGGCCGGCATCGAGGTGATCCTTGACGTGGTCTACAACCACACCGCTGAGGGCAACCACCTCGGCCCCACGCTGTCCTTCAAGGGCATCGACAACCAGGCGTACTACCGTCTGGTCGAAGGTGACCTGAAGCATTACATGGACTACACCGGCACCGGAAACTCGCTGAACGTCCGGCACCCGCACTCCCTGCAGCTGCTCATGGACTCGCTCCGGTACTGGGTGACCGAAATGCACGTCGACGGCTTCCGCTTCGACCTCGCCTCCACCCTCGCCCGCGAGTTCTACGACGTGGACAAGCTGTCCACCTTCTTCGAACTCATCCAGCAGGACCCCATCGTCTCCCAGGTGAAGCTCATCGCCGAGCCGTGGGACGTCGGCCCCGGCGGGTACCAGGTGGGCAATTTCCCGCCGCAGTGGACGGAATGGAACGGCAAGTACCGGGACACGGTCCGCGACTTCTGGCGCGGGGAACCGTCCACCCTGGGCGAATTCGCGTCGCGGCTGACCGGCTCGGCAGACCTGTACGAGAGCTCGGCCCGGCGCCCCGTGGCATCCATCAACTTCGTCACCGCCCACGACGGCTTCACCATGCGCGACCTTGTGTCCTACAACGAGAAGCACAACGAAGCCAACGGCGAAGGCAACAACGACGGCGAATCGCATAACCGTTCCTGGAACTGCGGTGAAGAGGGAGACAGCGACGACGACATCGTGCTGACCCTCCGGGCCCGCCAGCAGCGCAACTTCATTGCCACGCTCCTGCTCTCGCAGGGCGTCCCGATGCTCCTGCACGGCGACGAGCTGGGCCGCACACAGCGGGGCAATAATAACTCCTACTGCCAGGATTCCGAACTGAGCTGGATCCACTGGGACGCCATGGACCAGCCCCTGGTCGAGTTCACCGCGTTCGTCAACAAGCTCCGCCACGACCACCCGACCTTCCGCCGCAGCCGTTTCTTTGACGGCCGCCCGGTGCGCCGGGGCGAGGGCGAGAAACTGCCGGACATTGTCTGGCTGAAGACGGACGGCACCGAAATGCTGCCTGAGGACTGGGGCAGCGGCTTCGGCCGGTCGATCGGCGTCTTTTATAACGGACACGGCATCCAGGAGCAGGACTCCCGGGGGCGCCGGATCACGGATGACAGCTTCCTGCTGGGCTTCAATGCCCATGACGAAAGCGTTGACTTCCTGCTGCCCGCCGATGAGTACTCCCCGTTCTGGGAGCTGCTCGTGGACACCGCGGACCGGGGCGACGCGGAACCGCTCAAGGCCGGCTCCGTTCTGACGCTCGAGGCCAAGTCGCTCGTGGTGCTGCGGGCCTACTCCGGCCCGGAGGTGGAGGTGGATTATTCTGCCGCGGCGTCGGTGGTTGCCATGTCCGAGGCTTCGGAAGACGGCGTTCCCGCAGAGAAGGCTCCCGCAGGGAAGGCTGCTGCAGGCGAGGCCCCTGTCGAAACGGCCCCCGCAGCCGCGGATCCTGTGGCGAGCGATCCTGTGGCGAGCGATCCTGTGGCGGCCGATCCTGTGGCGGCCGAACCTGCGGCGGCCGATCCCGCCAAGGGTGGTCCTGCGAAGGGCGCCGCTGACAAGGGCTCCGGTTCGAAGAAACCGGCGGCGACGAAACCTGCGGCGAGGGGACCGAAGGCCCCTAAGGGATCCGCCTCATGAGGGCGCCGGCCTCAACCTACCGGCTCCAGATCCGGAAAGGCTTCACGCTCCAGGACGCCGCGGAAACCGTGCCGTACCTGAAGTCGCTCGGCGTGGACTGGGTCTACCTCTCGCCAATCCTGACGGCCGAGCGGGGCTCTGACCACGGCTACGACGTCACCGACCCTTCCGCCGTCGACCCAGACCGTGGCGGGGCCGAGGGCCTCGTGGCGGTGTCGCGGGCGGCACGGGAAGCCGGAATGGGGGTGCTGGTTGACATCGTGCCCAACCATGTCGGCGTCGCCACCCCCGCCCAGAACCCGTGGTGGTGGTCGCTGCTCAAGGAAGGCCGGAAATCCCGCTATGCCCAGGCTTTCGACGTCGACTGGGACTTTGGCGCCGGGCGCATCCGGATTCCCGTGCTTGGCGATGATTCGGACCTCGATCAGCTGGGGATCCGGGACGGGGAGCTGCGGTACTACGACCACCGCTTCCCGCTCGCCGACGGCAGCTATAGCGCAGGTGATGACCCCCGCGAGGTCCATGACCGGCAGCACTACGAGCTGATCGGCTGGCGGCGGGCGGACAACGAACTGAACTACCGGCGCTTTTTCGCCGTCAACGCGCTCGCCGGGATACGGGTGGAGGTCCCGGAGGTCTTCGATGAAGCCCACGCCGAGGTCATCCGCTGGTTCCGGGAAGGGCTCGTCGACGGCCTGCGGATCGACCACCCGGACGGACTGGCCGACCCGGAAGGCTACCTGCGCCGGTTGCGGGAGGCCACGGGCGGCAGCTACCTCCTGATCGAGAAGATCCTCGAACCGGGCGAGGCGCTCCCTTCCGGCTTCGCATGCGAGGGGACCACCGGTTACGACGCCCTCGCCGACGTGGACCGGGTCTTCGTCGACGCCGGCGGACAGGCGCCCCTCGATGCGCTCGACGCCGAACTCCGCGGCGGCCTGACGGTGGACTACGAAGAGATGGTCCGGGGCACCAAACGCCGGATCACCGACGGGATCCTGCACTCCGAGATGCTCCGGCTGGCCCGGCTGGTACCCGCCGGTGCCGGCCTCACGGTGGAGGCTGCCGCCGACGTGCTCGCCGAAATCATCGCCGCCTTCCCGGTCTACCGCACCTACCTGCCCGAAGGTGCGGACGTCCTGAAGGAGGCGTGCGAACTCGCCGTCCGCCGCCGGCCCGAACTGGACGACGGCGTCGGAGCGCTGCTCCCGCTGCTGCTCGACGGCTCGGCCGAACTCGGCCGCCGCTTCCAGCAGACCTCCGGTATGGTGATGGCCAAGGGCGTGGAAGACACGGCGTTCTTCCGCTACACCCGCCTCGGCACCCTGACCGAAGTCGGCGCCGATCCGACGGAATTTGCCGTTACACCGGATGAATTCCACACCAGGATGGCACGCCGCCAGGCCCGGCTCCCGCTGTCCATGACCACGCTCAGCACACACGACACGAAACGCAGCGAGGATACCCGGGCACGGATCTCGGCGCTCGCGGAGCTGGCGCCGGAGTGGAAAGCCTCGCTGGGCCGGATCAGGGAACTGGCACCATTGCCCGACGGGCCGCTGGCGAACCTGCTGTGGCAGGCTGTTGCCGGCGTCTGGCCCGCGGACCGGGAACGGCTGCAGGCCTACGCCCGGAAGGCCGCGCGCGAGGCCGGCAGCTCGACGAACTGGACCGACCCGGACGCGGCCTTTGAGGAGACCCTGGCAGCCGCCGTCGACGCAGCCTTCGACAACGCGGCGGTGCGCGCGGAGCTGGATGCCCTGCTGGCCGTGCTGGAACCGTACGGCGCCTCCAACGCGCTGGGCGCCAAGCTGGTGCAGCTGACCATGCCGGGTGTTCCGGACGTCTACCAGGGCACCGAATTCTGGGACCGTTCGCTGACCGACCCGGACAACCGCAGGCCCGTGGACTTCGGTGAGCGACGCCGGGCCCTGGCCGCGCTCGATGCCGGCGACCGGCCGGCGTCGTTCCGGGACGATGCGGCGAAGCTCCTGGTCACCTCGAGGGCGCTGCGCCTGCGCCGGGACCGTCCGGAGCTGTTCGCCGGCTATGCCCCGGTGCCGGCCACCGGTTCCGCCGTGCGGCACCTGCTCGCCTTTGACCGCGGCAGTGGCTCCCCGGGGGCGCTCACCCTCGCGACCCGGCTGCCCCGCGGGCTGGAGCGGCAGGGCGGCTGGCAGGATACGGCCATCCGGCTGGCCGCCGAGATGAAGGATGAACTGACGGGCAACACCTTCGGCCCGGGCACCGTGGAGGTGGGGGAACTCCTCCGGGACTACCCGGTGGCACTGCTGGCGCCTACGGCCTGAACGCATTCACTCACAAGCACCGAACCGGGGAACGGAAAAACGCGATGACCTTGCCTGCAAGCGGAACCCAACGCTTTGACCTTTGGGCGCCGGACGCGGAGGCAGTGACACTGCTCGCCGACGGCCGGCAGTATCCGATGAGCCGTACCGGCAGCGGTATCGACGGGCAGCCCGGCGGCTGGTGGAGCGCCGCCGGCGCCCCCGCCGTCGGCGAGGTGGACTACGGCTACCTCCTGGATGGGGAGACGACGCCGCTGCCGGACCCCCGGTCCCGGCGCCAGCCAGCGGGTGTCCACTCCCTGTCCCGGACCTTCGACGCCGGCCAACACGAGTGGGCGGACGGCCAATGGGCCGGGCGTGAGCTGGCCGGCGCCGTGATCTACGAGCTGCACGTCGGGACCTTCACCCCCGAGGGCACCCTCGATGCCGCCGCCGGCAAGCTGGGCTACCTCGCGGACCTCGGGGTCGACTTTGTCGAACTGCTGCCCGTCAACGGCTTCAACGGCACCCACAACTGGGGCTACGACGGCGTCCTGTGGTACGCCGTCCACGAAGGCTACGGCGGCCCCGCGGCGTACCAGCGCTTCATCGATGCGGCCCACGCCGCGGGCCTGGGTGTCATCCAGGACGTGGTCTACAACCATCTGGGCCCCAGCGGGAACTACCTTTCCCGTTTCGGGCCGTACCTGAAGTCCGGGGAGGGCAACACCTGGGGGGATTCCGTCAACCTGGACGGTCCGGGCTCGGACGAGGTGCGCCGCTACATCCTGGACAATGCCGCCATGTGGCTCCGGGACTACCACGTGGACGGGCTGCGCCTCGATGCGGTGCACGCCTTCAAGGACGAACGGGCGGTGCATCTGCTCGAGGAGTTCGGCGCCCTGGCTGACGCCGTTTTCGCGGAGACCGGGCGTCCCGCCACCATGATCGCCGAATCGGACCTGAATGACCCGCGCCTGCTCTACCCGCGGGACGTCAACGGCTACGGCCTCGCGGGGCAGTGGAGCGATGACTTCCACCACGCCGTCCATGTCAGCGTCAGCGGCGAGACCACCGGCTACTACGAGGATTTCGGCTCCGTCGGCGCGCTGGCGAAGGTCATGGTTGATGGCTTCTTCCACGACGGCAGCTACTCCAGCTTCCGCGGCCGGCACCACGGCCGGCCCATCAACACGGACCTGGTCCACCCGGCCGCCCTCGTGGTCTGCAGCCAGAACCACGACCAGATCGGCAACCGGGCCACCGGAGACCGGCTCTCCCAGACCCTGGGGTACGGGCCGCTGGCACTCGCCGCCGTCGCCACCCTGACGTCGCCGTTCACGCCGATGCTGTTTATGGGCGAGGAGTATGGCGCCACCACACCGTGGCAGTTCTTCACCTCGCACCCGGAACCCGAACTCGGGAAGGCCACCGCGGAGGGCCGGATCCGGGAGTTCGAGCGGATGGGGTGGGACCCCGCCGTCGTGCCCGACCCGCAGGACCCGGAAACCTTCACCCGTTCCAAACTCGACTGGTCCCAAGCCGCCGAAGG from Arthrobacter sp. PAMC25564 encodes:
- the mscL gene encoding large conductance mechanosensitive channel protein MscL; the protein is MLTGFKNFILKGNVVDLAVAVVIGAAFGAVVTALVQSVLMPFIAGLVGSPNFDSFAVVTLNGNDIKFGVLLTAIVNFLLIAAAIYFVVVMPMNHIIELRNRRLGISPDVKEEAAEDPQIALLTEIRDSLQQRQN
- a CDS encoding M15 family metallopeptidase, whose protein sequence is MCHDGAAETAAGQASGPATPGRRTFGRLLLAGSGLAALAACTPEPPRPTSSAAVAGTPTPTAAAPSASATASEVPLPGGGQHSLTDPASPWVVVNKHRPLSPAAYVPADLVGPAVRLAVAGEAALLNSTTAAAAEQLFAAAAADGVVLTLASGYRSFATQTVTYGGYVDSRGQAEADTASARPGYSEHQTGWSFDIGDGGGACSFQPCFAEQPAAAWARSNGHRYGFVVRYPWDFHEITGYYYEPWHLRYIGVEAATDMLNRGIATLEEYFGLEAAPDYL
- the coaA gene encoding type I pantothenate kinase — encoded protein: MVTLQRNEANGDGVSPFVELDRQTWSRLAAQMEQPLNQEDVLRLRGLGDPLDMKEVSEVYLPLSRLLHLYVEAAGQLHAATTTFLGEQTQRTPFVIGVAGSVAVGKSTIARVLREMLRRWPGTPNVELITTDGFLYPLAELKRRQLLERKGFPESYDRRALLRFVSEIKSGAEEVRAPWYSHVTYDIVPGREVVVRRPDVLIVEGLNVLAPARPRQDGRQGLALSDFFDFSIYVDAKTAYIEEWYVDRFRKLRSTAFAQPESYFHRYATLSDTEAEQTARDIWKRINEPNLEENVLPTRGRAQLVLTKDSDHSIRRMLLRKV
- the glmS gene encoding glutamine--fructose-6-phosphate transaminase (isomerizing) codes for the protein MCGIVGYVGHSAGRVNTGHNALDVVLEGLRRLEYRGYDSAGIAVVADGAISSRKKSGKLSNLVAELEARPLPEAATGIGHTRWATHGGPTDQNAHPHLSDNGRLALIHNGIIENYAELKLELLDKGVKFISETDTEVAAALLGDIYRNELDGDNSNGGLTRAMQLACQRLEGAFTLLAVHADQPDVVVAARRNSPLVVGLGDGENFLGSDVSGFIDYTRRAVELGQDQIVTITAETVDITDFFGAPAEGKEYYVDWDPASAEKGGYPSFMEKEIHDQPDAVAQTLLGRSDLDGKLTLDEMRIDPELLKHINKIIVLACGTSAYAGQVAKYAIERWCRIATEVELSHEFRYRDPIVDENTLVVSISQSGETMDTLMAVRYAKEQGAKTISICNTNGSTIPRESDAVLYTHAGPEIAVASTKAFLAQITAAYLLGLYLAQLRGNMFQGEIKDVLADLGKIPAKIQHILDNEGRIKELAREMANAKSVLFLGRHVGFPVAMEGALKLKELAYIHAEGFAAGELKHGPIALIEDGQPVFVIVPSPRGRDSLHAKVVSNIQEVRARGAKTIVIAEEGDEAVKAYAEHVFYIPTTPTLLAPLLAVVPLQIFAAELATAKGFDVDQPRNLAKSVTVE
- a CDS encoding holo-ACP synthase, which encodes MIVGIGVDVVDIERFGRQLERTPGLRDRLFVPAERDLNTRSLAARFAAKEAVAKVLGAPAGMNWQDCWIGLDQNGPTVQVKGTVLAVAEAKGVKRWHLSMSHDGGIATATVVAEG
- a CDS encoding NAD(P)H-hydrate epimerase, whose translation is MISAYTGTQIRETEKPLLDKCMGAVLMQRAAYGLANTVVRELRGRGERPYGASVTVLAGKGNNGGDGLFAAAMLAGRGMRTTAVLTAGDAHEAGLAAFRKSGGRAVALTADNVAELAAAAAGTDVVIDAVLGTGAQGGLRGPAAALITALDRTRPGLVIACDIPSGVDADSGEAPGPVLTAGVTVTFGAAKAGLLADPGADYAGRVRVIPIGIEAGLPWPALRRLEAGDLSALLPRPARRAHKYSRGVLGVVAGSGAYPGAAVLACRGALAAGAGMVRYLGPPDVADLVRRSCPEVVCSTGTVADTRVQAWLVGPGLDDSDEQQLQRARDAADSGLPTVADAGALPALPEVLAPQVILTPHAGELAALLQRLGVALDRSAVEASTLGAVRQAAGLTEATVLLKGATTLVASPFQDFYSQAEGTPWIATAGSGDVLAGMIGALLAQLGADVRLFGDRGIDPDERWAAIAAMAASLHGRAGVRASAGGPVTATAIARAVPEVLREL
- the glgX gene encoding glycogen debranching protein GlgX codes for the protein MEVWPGTAYPLGATFDGTGTNFALFSELAERVELCLLADDLSETRIELTEVDGYVWHCYLPQIQPGQKYGYRVYGPYEPETGNRFNPNKLLLDPYAKAIQGEIDWEPALFSYNFGDPTSRNDEDSAPHTMHGVVINPFFDWDGDRLLRIPYHQSVIYEAHVKGLTELHPEIPEEQRGTYAGVSHPAVIDHLKKLGVTAIELMPVHQFINDGTLVEKGLNNYWGYNTIGFFAPQNTYSSSGDVGHQVQEFKAMVRELHKAGIEVILDVVYNHTAEGNHLGPTLSFKGIDNQAYYRLVEGDLKHYMDYTGTGNSLNVRHPHSLQLLMDSLRYWVTEMHVDGFRFDLASTLAREFYDVDKLSTFFELIQQDPIVSQVKLIAEPWDVGPGGYQVGNFPPQWTEWNGKYRDTVRDFWRGEPSTLGEFASRLTGSADLYESSARRPVASINFVTAHDGFTMRDLVSYNEKHNEANGEGNNDGESHNRSWNCGEEGDSDDDIVLTLRARQQRNFIATLLLSQGVPMLLHGDELGRTQRGNNNSYCQDSELSWIHWDAMDQPLVEFTAFVNKLRHDHPTFRRSRFFDGRPVRRGEGEKLPDIVWLKTDGTEMLPEDWGSGFGRSIGVFYNGHGIQEQDSRGRRITDDSFLLGFNAHDESVDFLLPADEYSPFWELLVDTADRGDAEPLKAGSVLTLEAKSLVVLRAYSGPEVEVDYSAAASVVAMSEASEDGVPAEKAPAGKAAAGEAPVETAPAAADPVASDPVASDPVAADPVAAEPAAADPAKGGPAKGAADKGSGSKKPAATKPAARGPKAPKGSAS